One part of the Saprospiraceae bacterium genome encodes these proteins:
- a CDS encoding redoxin domain-containing protein codes for MKWSLFVILSFFYFSGKAQTDSCEIKVTIEGFTGGKIKLISVFGDQNFIADSTLMDAKGNFEFKKRSPFKSGYYYIILPDYTSIHMILDDDQHFQMLSNKADLIGMMKINSSIDNHLLYESFRFQLRQEKKIDSLNTLKKSNPADTAIVSMVDRQLKQIQRENKSKLEIWQKEYPKSFFTKFKTAGQNPEIVDVRNEKGEIDLAKQLQLFRLAFWDQVDLSDIRLLYTPVIVNKLKRFIKELTPQQPDSIIRQADFIIKKSLVNKEMFQFISNWIALKYQPTQTNVMDGEAVFVHILDTYFTKENAYWMDDKELTAIQKKVFEMKASLLNCQGPDVISTDLDGKTRSIYELKEDFVVVFMYDPDCDHCQKETPLLKEFYGKWKAKGVEVFAIILNSTDQQWRDFVKKYQTESWINVHDPTNRSIYAKYFVDITPEMYVLNKNRKIIGKNLKAEQLPFIIEQELKKNSTESR; via the coding sequence ATGAAATGGTCTCTATTTGTTATTTTAAGTTTCTTTTATTTTTCAGGCAAAGCTCAAACAGATAGTTGTGAAATAAAAGTTACGATAGAAGGTTTTACTGGTGGAAAAATTAAGCTCATCAGTGTATTTGGTGATCAGAATTTTATTGCCGATTCTACCCTCATGGATGCAAAGGGTAATTTTGAATTCAAAAAAAGAAGTCCTTTTAAATCGGGTTATTACTATATTATTTTACCGGACTATACAAGTATCCATATGATTTTGGATGATGACCAGCATTTTCAAATGCTTTCAAATAAAGCTGATTTAATCGGTATGATGAAAATTAATTCTTCTATTGATAATCATCTCCTGTATGAATCTTTTCGTTTTCAGCTTCGGCAAGAGAAAAAAATTGACTCCTTAAATACGCTTAAGAAGTCCAATCCAGCAGATACTGCCATTGTTTCTATGGTAGATAGACAGCTCAAACAAATCCAAAGAGAAAACAAAAGCAAGTTAGAAATTTGGCAAAAAGAGTATCCAAAGTCTTTTTTCACTAAATTCAAAACTGCAGGACAAAATCCGGAAATTGTAGATGTAAGAAATGAAAAGGGGGAAATTGATTTAGCAAAACAACTTCAGCTTTTCAGACTTGCTTTTTGGGATCAAGTAGATCTTAGCGATATCCGTTTATTGTATACTCCGGTAATTGTAAATAAATTGAAACGATTTATTAAGGAACTTACTCCGCAACAACCAGATTCCATAATTCGACAAGCTGACTTTATCATTAAAAAGTCATTAGTGAATAAGGAAATGTTTCAATTTATTAGTAATTGGATTGCTTTAAAATATCAACCTACACAGACAAATGTAATGGATGGTGAAGCTGTTTTTGTACATATTTTAGATACCTATTTCACAAAAGAAAATGCGTATTGGATGGATGACAAGGAATTGACAGCTATTCAAAAAAAGGTATTTGAAATGAAAGCTAGTTTGTTGAATTGTCAGGGCCCGGATGTGATTTCAACCGATTTAGATGGTAAAACGCGATCCATATATGAGCTCAAAGAAGATTTTGTAGTGGTCTTTATGTATGATCCGGATTGCGATCATTGTCAGAAAGAAACTCCCTTATTAAAGGAATTTTATGGAAAATGGAAAGCTAAAGGTGTTGAAGTTTTTGCGATTATTTTGAATTCTACAGATCAACAATGGCGGGATTTTGTAAAAAAATATCAAACAGAATCCTGGATTAATGTCCATGATCCAACGAACAGAAGTATTTATGCAAAATATTTTGTTGACATAACACCAGAGATGTATGTTTTAAACAAAAACAGAAAAATAATAGGTAAAAATTTAAAAGCAGAACAATTACCATTTATAATCGAACAGGAATTAAAGAAAAATTCAACGGAATCGCGGTAA
- the dnaE gene encoding DNA polymerase III subunit alpha — translation MTQFVHLHCHTQFSLLDGATDIASMMKKAAADGQKAVAMTDHGNMFGCFSFVKEAKANGLKPILGCEFYMVADRHKHSFLKSGGEKDERFHQLLLAKNQTGYENLSKLCSLGFIEGLYGKFPRIDKELLLKYHEGIIATSCCVGAEIPQAIVKGDLAGAEQKLKWWLELLGEDFYIEIQRHRGCENIDESGVSQEQINQVLLKLAEKYKVKTIVTNDVHYLEEEDYISHDVLLCINTNSNVEETDRFQFPSSDFYFKTTAQMQKQFGDLPHAIEQTFEIAERCFIPNLERDVLLPNFPIPPNFKDQNEYLEHLVFEGAKRRYGSITKIIEDRLRFEISVIEKMKFAGYFLIVQDFIKAARELGVSVGPGRGSAAGSAVAYCLTITDIDPIKYNLLFERFLNPERISWPDIDIDFDDRGRQKVIDYVVQKYGRNQVAQIVTFGTMAAKSSIRDVARVKQLDLSSSDRLAKMVPTRPGVNLKAILEEKNAISDEFTSDEKKKIQDLRNILKTPGLESDVLNMAMKLEGSVRNTGVHAAGIIIAPDEIMRFIPVCTAKDTDLYVTQIEGNVIEYTGLLKMDFLGLNTLSIIDDTIFNIVKRHGEEKRIKLEDIPLDDIQTLELFQKGQTIGLFQFESEGMRSNLKNLKPSDIEDIIAMNALFRPGPMAFIDEFISRKNKKLPVEYPHPWLEEILKPTYGIMVYQEQIMQAAQIMADYSLGEADVLRRAMGKKKKEEMDKQSSLFVERASKKGIDDKKAQEIFDVMAKFAAYGFNRSHAAAYSILAFQTAYLKAHYPAEFMAAVLTANKNNVADLSTYLHECQQMKLTVLGPDINESEIEFTVNEKGHIRFGLSALKGVGEGPVTDILQERDQHSMFLDFADMIKRLNSRIFNKKVIESCVYGGAFDCFTNMHRAQYFAAIDKYPSYIECMLRWGNQYQSSIENQQASLFGESYQEDIQIPSPPICAPWNTLEKLEHEVEVAGIYLSSHPLDDYRLEIKHSSTVSIDKLEIFKEENRQGYRHRLCGIITEVQHRTNQKGEGFGIFKLQDYFGSIPIRLFKEQYLQYKGMLNNGVAVMIDGTYDKSNWKQNDEEWVFKVSNIILLSSALSHVVKKSLTVFVRLDTISDQLIEKIDSILKNNKGNMQLKIQVIDLKQEQQLALASTKKVTISSELLIKLEELGLNYKLN, via the coding sequence ATGACTCAATTTGTACATCTGCATTGCCATACCCAATTTTCACTATTAGATGGAGCTACTGATATTGCATCTATGATGAAAAAAGCTGCTGCTGACGGTCAGAAAGCGGTTGCAATGACAGATCATGGGAATATGTTTGGTTGTTTTAGTTTTGTTAAAGAAGCCAAAGCAAATGGCCTAAAACCTATCCTGGGCTGTGAATTTTATATGGTCGCAGATCGTCATAAACATAGTTTTTTAAAAAGTGGTGGCGAAAAAGATGAACGGTTTCATCAACTTTTATTAGCAAAAAATCAAACCGGATATGAAAATCTTTCAAAACTTTGTTCCTTAGGTTTTATCGAAGGCCTTTATGGAAAATTTCCCAGAATTGACAAGGAACTATTATTAAAATATCATGAAGGCATTATCGCAACAAGTTGTTGCGTAGGCGCTGAAATACCACAAGCAATTGTAAAAGGAGACCTGGCAGGTGCTGAACAAAAATTAAAATGGTGGCTTGAACTGCTTGGTGAAGATTTTTATATCGAAATTCAACGACACAGAGGATGTGAAAATATTGATGAATCTGGCGTAAGTCAGGAACAAATCAATCAAGTTTTACTAAAATTAGCGGAGAAATATAAGGTTAAAACCATTGTAACCAATGATGTTCATTACCTGGAAGAGGAAGATTATATCTCCCATGATGTATTATTATGTATAAATACAAATTCAAATGTTGAGGAAACAGATCGGTTTCAATTTCCGAGTTCCGATTTCTATTTCAAAACAACAGCACAAATGCAAAAGCAGTTTGGAGATCTTCCTCATGCTATTGAACAAACTTTTGAAATAGCAGAACGCTGTTTTATTCCAAATTTAGAAAGAGATGTTTTGTTGCCAAATTTTCCTATACCTCCTAATTTCAAAGATCAAAATGAATATCTGGAACATTTAGTCTTTGAAGGAGCCAAAAGACGATATGGCAGTATTACTAAAATTATTGAAGATCGTCTTCGCTTTGAAATTTCTGTTATAGAAAAAATGAAATTTGCAGGCTACTTTCTGATTGTCCAGGACTTCATTAAAGCAGCTCGTGAATTAGGGGTAAGTGTTGGACCGGGAAGAGGCAGTGCGGCAGGTTCAGCGGTTGCATACTGTCTTACTATTACCGATATTGATCCGATTAAATACAATCTTCTTTTTGAACGTTTTTTAAATCCTGAAAGGATTTCATGGCCGGATATTGATATTGACTTTGATGATCGCGGACGTCAAAAAGTCATAGATTATGTGGTACAAAAATATGGTCGGAACCAGGTTGCTCAAATTGTAACTTTTGGAACTATGGCTGCAAAATCATCTATTCGTGACGTTGCTAGAGTAAAACAATTAGACCTCTCTTCATCCGATCGTCTTGCGAAGATGGTACCTACCAGGCCTGGTGTAAACCTGAAAGCTATTTTGGAAGAAAAAAATGCAATTTCAGATGAATTTACTTCCGATGAAAAGAAAAAAATCCAAGATCTGCGCAATATTCTAAAAACTCCCGGATTGGAATCTGATGTCCTGAATATGGCAATGAAACTTGAGGGTTCAGTTCGTAATACCGGCGTTCATGCTGCGGGTATCATCATTGCACCTGATGAAATTATGCGATTTATACCTGTATGTACTGCGAAAGATACAGACTTATATGTAACACAAATCGAAGGAAACGTTATCGAATATACAGGTCTATTAAAAATGGACTTTTTAGGTTTAAATACACTATCCATTATTGATGATACCATTTTCAATATTGTAAAACGACATGGTGAAGAAAAGAGAATAAAACTAGAAGATATTCCTTTAGATGATATTCAAACTTTAGAACTTTTTCAAAAAGGTCAAACGATCGGTTTGTTTCAGTTTGAAAGTGAAGGTATGCGATCCAATTTAAAAAATCTAAAGCCTTCAGACATTGAAGATATCATTGCTATGAATGCACTTTTCCGTCCTGGACCTATGGCATTTATAGACGAATTTATTTCCAGAAAAAACAAAAAATTACCCGTTGAATATCCGCATCCATGGTTGGAAGAAATTCTGAAACCTACCTATGGAATTATGGTTTATCAAGAACAAATTATGCAGGCGGCTCAGATTATGGCTGATTATTCATTAGGCGAAGCAGATGTATTGAGACGCGCAATGGGTAAAAAGAAAAAAGAAGAGATGGACAAACAAAGTAGTTTGTTTGTAGAGCGGGCTAGTAAAAAAGGAATTGATGATAAAAAAGCGCAAGAAATTTTTGATGTCATGGCAAAATTTGCAGCCTATGGATTTAATCGGTCACATGCAGCTGCTTACTCTATATTAGCTTTTCAAACTGCCTATCTTAAAGCGCATTATCCAGCAGAATTTATGGCCGCTGTATTAACTGCAAATAAAAATAATGTTGCAGACTTAAGTACCTACCTGCATGAATGCCAACAAATGAAATTAACGGTGCTCGGACCGGATATTAATGAATCTGAAATAGAGTTTACCGTGAATGAAAAAGGGCATATACGTTTTGGATTATCTGCTTTGAAAGGCGTTGGTGAAGGACCTGTAACTGATATCCTTCAGGAACGGGATCAACATAGTATGTTTCTTGATTTTGCCGATATGATAAAGCGTTTAAATTCACGAATTTTTAATAAAAAAGTAATTGAAAGTTGCGTGTATGGTGGTGCTTTTGATTGTTTCACCAATATGCATCGCGCACAATATTTCGCTGCGATAGATAAATATCCAAGTTATATTGAATGTATGCTTCGCTGGGGAAATCAATATCAAAGTTCTATAGAAAATCAACAGGCATCTTTATTTGGTGAATCTTACCAGGAAGATATTCAAATTCCTTCACCTCCAATTTGTGCACCCTGGAATACACTTGAAAAATTAGAACATGAAGTTGAAGTTGCAGGGATTTATTTGAGTTCACATCCTTTAGATGATTATCGACTTGAAATAAAACATAGCTCCACGGTAAGCATTGATAAATTAGAAATTTTTAAAGAAGAAAATCGTCAAGGTTATCGCCATCGATTATGCGGTATCATAACAGAAGTACAGCATCGAACGAATCAAAAAGGGGAAGGCTTTGGAATTTTTAAATTACAAGATTATTTTGGAAGTATTCCAATCCGATTATTTAAAGAACAATATTTACAATATAAAGGAATGTTAAATAATGGTGTTGCCGTTATGATTGATGGAACTTATGATAAATCTAACTGGAAACAAAATGATGAAGAATGGGTTTTCAAAGTATCTAACATTATTTTATTATCTTCCGCACTTTCACATGTTGTTAAAAAAAGCCTTACGGTATTTGTGCGTTTGGATACTATTTCAGATCAACTCATCGAAAAAATAGATAGTATTTTGAAAAATAATAAAGGAAATATGCAATTAAAAATTCAGGTAATTGATTTAAAACAAGAACAACAACTTGCCTTAGCATCTACAAAAAAAGTTACGATTAGCAGTGAACTATTAATTAAATTAGAAGAATTAGGATTAAATTATAAGCTGAACTAA
- a CDS encoding T9SS type A sorting domain-containing protein, which yields MKKLFILFIVFISFLEIGFALPCLGGITLTTQAEIDAFPINYPGCTEIETYLNIGPSNDITNLDGLSQIRFIGQSLNIFSCNTLRYIDGLNNLEYVGPGSIVINNNQLLEEISGFNGALNSQTNIIVYDNPLLLTMSGFNNFPYAGLISFSRNYELVEISGFSSLTNAADIQFDTNPKLQFFNGFSNLKESIGFYFINTGIKDFTSFNSVTNLGYLFIYFCDSLVNFNGLEQLQFIKKDLDIAYNSNLSSVSGFSSLAQIGGYFNIGLCPLISNFLGMESLSSIGGDFAIGSMDGLNTLNGLESLTNVGKYLIISYCPILTSINSLSSLMNTGGLQINYCHSLLSFSGLENLETINGNVYFDQNDLIVNFLGFQSLNAISGDFSLYNHPNLIDFNGLQNLESLEGNIYILWNNALQSLNGLDNIEPNSIDYIGIHYNPSLSFCSVKSVCNYLGKGKFSTIDGNTTGCNSIVEVIDLCGEDNDHDGYFAQFGDCDDNNANKNPGEAEVCNELDDDCDGLVDLLDPNFVYYGNNDPKFYDVINPVINCPPAITYTSPSGNCGPFPKGTILLEKAIATDNCGILESVKNDAPSNLAMGVTNVKWTATDLKGNSSSCVQTVTIYAFACKYPSQVYHRDTTLNSAKIKWKAQASTCANSAGYELRIQYELSPGVWSGWSAWKNKSGSGLEHIFKGLSPGTFYHYQIRTICSSLQKSTEINGWFHTLSGGLLRQFEYEIGEKKLPFETWQADGSIADVKDLRILANPNPAGNTTQIEIEGFENSDKEVLMADLHGRMVFKVLLNADQNLLELDFGNLSLHNGNYLIRVSNSEYQKSLQLIIEK from the coding sequence ATGAAAAAATTATTTATCCTTTTTATAGTTTTCATTTCGTTTTTGGAAATTGGTTTTGCTTTGCCTTGCTTAGGAGGAATTACCTTGACAACACAGGCCGAAATTGATGCGTTTCCAATTAATTATCCAGGTTGTACAGAAATAGAGACCTACCTTAATATTGGTCCGTCAAACGATATTACAAACCTCGATGGTTTGAGTCAAATCAGATTCATTGGTCAAAGTTTAAATATTTTTTCATGTAATACATTGCGTTACATTGATGGATTAAATAATTTAGAGTATGTTGGCCCTGGTTCCATTGTTATTAATAATAATCAATTATTAGAAGAAATAAGTGGCTTTAATGGAGCCCTCAACTCACAGACAAATATTATCGTTTATGATAACCCATTGTTACTTACTATGTCAGGATTTAACAATTTTCCATATGCTGGTTTAATTTCTTTTTCAAGGAATTATGAACTAGTGGAAATTTCAGGATTTTCTAGTTTAACGAATGCTGCTGACATACAATTTGATACAAATCCTAAATTGCAATTTTTTAATGGTTTTAGCAATTTGAAGGAGTCCATTGGATTCTATTTTATCAATACCGGAATCAAAGATTTTACATCCTTTAATTCGGTCACGAATTTGGGTTATTTGTTCATCTATTTTTGCGATTCTTTAGTAAATTTTAATGGACTTGAACAGCTACAATTTATTAAAAAGGATCTAGATATAGCTTATAATAGCAATTTGTCATCAGTGTCTGGGTTTTCAAGTTTAGCCCAAATTGGAGGGTATTTTAATATAGGACTATGTCCTCTTATTTCAAATTTTTTGGGCATGGAATCCTTATCAAGTATCGGCGGTGATTTTGCAATAGGTTCTATGGATGGTCTAAATACTTTGAATGGTCTTGAGTCACTAACCAATGTTGGAAAATATTTGATTATATCCTATTGCCCGATTTTGACTTCTATAAATTCCTTAAGTAGTTTAATGAATACTGGTGGCTTACAAATAAATTATTGTCATTCCTTGTTGAGTTTTTCCGGACTAGAAAATCTTGAGACAATTAATGGGAATGTATATTTTGATCAAAATGATTTGATAGTTAATTTTCTGGGATTTCAAAGTCTAAATGCAATCAGTGGAGATTTTAGCTTGTACAATCACCCAAATTTGATAGATTTTAATGGATTGCAAAACCTGGAATCACTGGAAGGTAATATTTATATTTTGTGGAATAATGCATTGCAAAGTTTAAATGGCTTGGACAATATTGAGCCTAATTCAATTGATTATATCGGTATACATTACAATCCTAGCTTATCTTTTTGTTCGGTGAAAAGTGTTTGTAACTATTTAGGAAAAGGTAAATTTTCAACTATAGATGGGAATACAACGGGCTGCAATTCCATAGTTGAAGTTATTGATTTATGTGGAGAGGATAACGACCATGATGGTTATTTTGCGCAATTTGGTGATTGTGATGACAATAATGCTAATAAAAATCCGGGAGAAGCGGAAGTATGCAATGAATTAGATGATGATTGTGACGGACTTGTAGATTTGTTGGATCCAAATTTTGTTTATTATGGTAACAATGATCCAAAATTTTATGATGTAATCAATCCTGTTATTAATTGTCCACCTGCAATAACATATACAAGTCCTTCAGGCAATTGTGGTCCCTTTCCAAAAGGGACTATACTTTTAGAAAAAGCAATAGCGACTGACAATTGTGGTATTTTAGAATCCGTCAAGAATGACGCTCCAAGTAACTTAGCAATGGGTGTTACAAATGTCAAATGGACGGCAACCGATCTTAAAGGAAATTCTTCGTCTTGTGTGCAAACTGTAACCATTTATGCATTCGCCTGTAAGTATCCAAGTCAGGTTTATCATCGGGATACCACCTTAAATTCAGCAAAAATAAAATGGAAGGCACAAGCTTCTACCTGTGCAAATAGTGCTGGATATGAATTGCGAATTCAATACGAACTTTCACCTGGAGTTTGGTCTGGATGGTCTGCTTGGAAGAATAAATCTGGTTCTGGTTTGGAACACATATTTAAAGGATTATCGCCAGGAACCTTTTATCATTATCAAATTAGAACGATTTGTAGTAGTCTTCAGAAATCTACCGAAATTAATGGATGGTTTCACACCTTATCTGGTGGATTGTTACGACAATTTGAATATGAAATTGGTGAAAAGAAATTGCCATTTGAAACATGGCAAGCTGATGGTTCTATAGCAGATGTAAAAGACCTTCGGATTTTAGCAAATCCAAATCCTGCCGGAAATACTACGCAAATAGAAATTGAAGGATTTGAGAATTCTGATAAAGAAGTTTTAATGGCCGATCTCCATGGAAGAATGGTTTTTAAAGTTTTGTTGAATGCAGATCAAAATCTGCTTGAATTAGATTTTGGAAATTTGTCATTGCACAATGGAAATTATTTGATCCGTGTTAGCAATTCAGAATACCAAAAATCATTGCAATTAATTATTGAAAAATGA
- a CDS encoding sensor protein KdpD: MTEKETSVQHFLDLIKKSRRGKFKIYIGMSAGVGKTYRMLQEAQSLLKNGIDVKIGYIETHNRKETHDLLEGLPVIPRRKLFYKGKELEELDVQAVINLRPEVVIVDELAHTNIEGSKNEKRWKDVLEILSAGINVISAINIQHIESLNEEVKKITGVEVKERVPDNIIAQADEVVNIDLTADELISRLKEGKIYQAEKIEMALNNFFKSEHILQLRELALKEVATQVERKVEKEIPRNVALRHERFLACISSNEKTAKEIIRKTARLANYYNCKWYLLFVQTPKESPNNIPLDKQRYLINNFKLATELGGEIIKKEGKSVAKEIAEIAETLEITTICIGKPHLNLFAFILATNTFNELLKKLKSLDVDIIILS; the protein is encoded by the coding sequence ATGACTGAAAAAGAAACTTCTGTTCAACATTTTCTCGACTTGATTAAAAAATCAAGGCGGGGAAAATTTAAAATCTATATTGGCATGAGTGCCGGTGTTGGAAAAACATATCGGATGTTACAAGAAGCACAATCCCTTTTAAAAAATGGGATTGATGTAAAAATTGGTTACATAGAAACACACAATCGCAAAGAAACTCATGATTTACTAGAGGGACTTCCGGTTATTCCACGTAGAAAACTTTTTTACAAAGGAAAGGAATTGGAAGAGTTAGATGTACAAGCTGTAATTAATCTAAGGCCGGAAGTTGTAATTGTGGATGAATTAGCACATACAAATATTGAAGGGAGTAAAAATGAAAAACGGTGGAAGGATGTACTTGAAATTCTTTCAGCAGGTATCAATGTAATTTCAGCAATCAACATTCAGCATATTGAAAGTTTGAATGAAGAAGTTAAAAAAATAACGGGTGTTGAGGTTAAAGAAAGAGTACCCGACAATATCATTGCTCAGGCAGATGAAGTAGTGAACATTGATTTAACCGCAGATGAATTGATCTCTCGCTTAAAAGAAGGAAAAATTTATCAGGCGGAAAAAATTGAAATGGCTCTTAATAATTTCTTTAAGTCTGAACACATATTACAACTCCGGGAACTCGCATTAAAAGAGGTTGCTACCCAAGTAGAAAGAAAAGTAGAAAAAGAAATTCCAAGAAATGTTGCTTTAAGGCATGAACGATTTCTAGCTTGTATTAGCAGCAATGAAAAAACAGCAAAAGAAATTATCCGTAAAACAGCAAGACTCGCAAATTATTATAACTGTAAATGGTATCTTCTTTTTGTACAAACGCCTAAGGAAAGTCCGAATAATATACCATTAGACAAGCAAAGATATCTTATCAATAACTTTAAACTTGCTACAGAATTAGGTGGTGAAATTATTAAAAAAGAAGGGAAAAGTGTAGCTAAAGAAATAGCTGAAATTGCTGAAACACTGGAAATTACAACAATTTGTATTGGCAAACCTCATTTAAACTTATTTGCATTCATATTAGCTACAAATACTTTTAATGAACTCTTGAAAAAATTAAAGTCATTGGATGTTGATATTATCATATTGTCATGA
- a CDS encoding HAMP domain-containing protein encodes MKIKAKLTLGVGLLFILIILLAALGTLSITVLNKDTQNILVANYNTLEYTRSMLLSLDEDLKDSIVIKTFTKHLALQQNNITEIGEEELTNKLSMDFNRLVKNPQDPVLYRSIRKDLTDIMLLNMQAIERKSNVAKETAKLAAWWIPLIGTLCFLIAFILLVNLPGNIANPIQELTESIKQVAAKNYTKRVGFEGHNEFGELANAFNVMTQKLQEYENSKLSKILFEKKRIETLINKMHDPVIGLDENKVILFANDEAIKIIGLKPDQIIGKNAKDLALVNDLIRSLMKELISTELPQIKVIEKSLKIFADNKESYFDKEIIEISIIPTGELVSKHIGHVILLKNITPFKELDSAKTHFMATVSHEFKTPIAAIKMSLQLLENEQIGILNPEQKNLLESIKEDAHRLLKITGEMLDMTQVESGNIQLSIFPTSAKEILLDAIHATKIPADQKQIKFEINIQNNLPNVQADTEKTTWVLTNLLSNAIRYSYENSTIYARIKYEDGSIKFAIKDTGPGIAPHYKDKIFDRYFRVPGSNKEGTGLGLAISKEFIEAQGGNITIDSEYGTGSTFIVSLKSIA; translated from the coding sequence ATGAAAATAAAAGCTAAATTAACCCTGGGCGTAGGATTGCTATTCATACTTATCATATTACTTGCAGCTCTTGGTACCTTGTCGATAACTGTTTTGAATAAGGATACCCAAAATATTTTAGTTGCAAATTATAATACCCTGGAGTATACCCGGAGCATGCTCCTTTCACTTGATGAAGATCTTAAGGACTCCATAGTGATTAAAACATTTACCAAACATCTTGCATTACAACAAAATAATATTACTGAAATTGGTGAGGAAGAATTGACTAATAAACTATCCATGGATTTTAATCGCCTGGTTAAAAATCCTCAGGATCCAGTATTATACCGTTCCATCCGCAAAGATTTGACAGATATTATGCTTCTAAATATGCAGGCTATTGAACGAAAAAGTAATGTTGCAAAGGAAACTGCAAAACTAGCTGCCTGGTGGATTCCTTTAATCGGGACTTTATGTTTTCTGATTGCATTTATATTATTAGTTAACCTACCTGGAAATATAGCAAATCCTATTCAGGAATTGACAGAAAGTATTAAACAAGTTGCTGCAAAAAACTATACAAAACGGGTTGGTTTTGAAGGGCATAATGAATTTGGTGAGCTTGCAAATGCTTTTAATGTAATGACTCAAAAATTACAGGAATATGAAAATAGTAAACTTTCGAAAATACTATTTGAAAAGAAACGAATTGAAACATTAATAAACAAAATGCATGATCCAGTAATTGGATTAGATGAAAATAAAGTAATTTTATTTGCGAATGATGAAGCAATTAAAATAATAGGATTAAAACCAGATCAAATTATTGGAAAAAATGCTAAAGACCTTGCTCTTGTAAATGACTTAATTCGATCTCTCATGAAGGAACTCATTTCAACAGAACTGCCGCAAATTAAGGTCATAGAAAAATCACTCAAAATATTTGCAGATAATAAGGAAAGCTATTTTGATAAAGAAATCATTGAAATTTCGATTATACCTACTGGAGAATTGGTATCAAAACATATTGGACATGTTATTCTGTTAAAAAATATTACACCTTTTAAAGAGTTAGACTCTGCAAAAACCCACTTTATGGCTACGGTTTCGCATGAATTTAAAACTCCTATAGCAGCTATTAAAATGAGTTTACAATTATTAGAAAATGAACAAATTGGAATATTAAATCCAGAACAGAAAAATTTATTAGAAAGTATAAAAGAGGATGCTCATCGACTATTAAAAATTACTGGAGAAATGCTAGATATGACACAGGTTGAAAGTGGCAATATTCAATTGTCAATTTTTCCTACAAGTGCTAAAGAAATCCTTCTGGATGCAATTCATGCTACAAAAATTCCTGCAGATCAAAAGCAAATTAAGTTTGAAATTAATATCCAGAATAATTTGCCAAATGTACAGGCTGATACAGAAAAAACGACTTGGGTTCTTACGAATCTTCTCTCAAATGCAATCCGATATTCATATGAAAACTCAACTATTTATGCTCGTATAAAGTATGAAGATGGAAGCATAAAATTTGCAATTAAAGATACCGGACCTGGAATTGCCCCTCATTATAAGGACAAAATATTTGATCGCTATTTTAGAGTTCCTGGTTCAAATAAAGAAGGTACGGGACTTGGCCTTGCAATTAGTAAAGAATTTATTGAAGCCCAGGGTGGCAATATCACAATAGACAGCGAATATGGAACAGGAAGTACTTTTATCGTAAGCTTAAAAAGCATCGCTTAA